In the Nicotiana tabacum cultivar K326 chromosome 16, ASM71507v2, whole genome shotgun sequence genome, one interval contains:
- the LOC142170526 gene encoding uncharacterized protein LOC142170526, which yields MILTIANESCELATEEHGEQLQDKENVQLEDKENDASNMLAELSVEKTQEGSVKKTDDAKLLKKFIVRLGKKKRRGRKTEGQTNIYADNNGVRKNPYKLYHQKISSKMFFLELSDSSFVLDDKHIDIALYYLRKKE from the exons ATGATCTTGACTATTGCAAACG AATCTTGTGAACTTGCAACTGAAGAACATGGAGAACAattgcaagataaagaaaatgtgcagttggaagataaagaaaatgatGCAAGCAATATGTTAGCTGAATTGTCTGTTGAAAAAACACAAGAAGGCAGTGTGAAGAAGACAG ATGATGcaaaattattgaagaaattcattgTGCGGTTGGGCAAGAAGAAAAGGAGAGGTCGCAAAACAGA gggaCAAACTAATATATATGCTGATAATAATGGTGTGAGAAAGAATCCATACAAATTGTATCAtcaaaaaatcagtagcaaaatgtTCTTCCTTGAGCTTTCAGATAGTAGCTTTGTACTTGATGATAAG CATATTGACATTGCCCTATATTATCTGAGAAAGAAGGAGTGA